One genomic window of Actinoplanes lobatus includes the following:
- a CDS encoding HAD family hydrolase → MRAVIFDFFGTLTDPAAEALRPGTFAETAAALGVPAEAFRAAMVASFPERIVGALGGTRETLRAMAHRCGAEPDHERLDRAVATHHAGAERVRTPRGGALAVLDHLRARDFRLGLLSDCASELSEAWPETVYADRIDVPVFSWREGRRKPDPRLYAVAAERLGVPAEECWFVGDGGGREHDGARRAGMRPVLVTNAGYPGASGTRVDPDTYLPEHRIDELDELIRLLGTACDNG, encoded by the coding sequence ATGCGCGCGGTGATTTTCGATTTCTTCGGGACGTTGACGGATCCGGCGGCGGAGGCGCTGCGGCCGGGGACGTTCGCGGAGACGGCGGCGGCGCTCGGGGTGCCGGCGGAGGCGTTCCGGGCGGCGATGGTGGCGAGTTTCCCGGAGCGGATCGTGGGGGCGCTGGGCGGGACCCGGGAGACGCTCCGGGCGATGGCCCACCGCTGCGGGGCCGAACCGGACCACGAACGGCTCGACCGCGCCGTCGCGACACACCACGCGGGCGCTGAGCGGGTCCGCACGCCGCGCGGGGGCGCCCTCGCGGTACTCGACCACCTCCGGGCCCGGGATTTCCGTCTGGGGCTTCTCAGCGACTGCGCGAGCGAGCTGTCCGAGGCGTGGCCGGAGACGGTCTACGCGGACCGCATCGATGTCCCGGTGTTCTCCTGGCGCGAGGGTCGCCGCAAACCTGACCCCCGGCTGTACGCCGTCGCCGCCGAGCGTCTCGGCGTCCCGGCCGAGGAGTGCTGGTTCGTGGGCGACGGCGGCGGCCGGGAGCACGACGGCGCCCGCCGGGCCGGCATGCGGCCGGTGCTCGTCACGAACGCCGGCTACCCGGGCGCTTCCGGGACGCGGGTGGACCCGGACACCTACCTCCCGGAGCACCGGATCGACGAACTGGACGAGTTGATCCGGTTACTGGGAACGGCTTGTGACAACGGGTGA
- a CDS encoding GTP-binding protein, giving the protein MSHRPAAGRVTSAKIVIAGGFGVGKTTLVGSVSEITPLTTEAIMTSAGVGVDDNRQVPGKMTTTVAMDFGRISIDRDLILYLFGTPGQTRFWFMWDELVRGAIGAVVMVDTRRLADCFAAIDFFEHRRLPYLVAINCFDGMQYHNAQDVRDALAISSDVPVVSCDARNRESTKNVLISLVEYVLTMRRTRATAPA; this is encoded by the coding sequence ATGTCTCACCGTCCCGCTGCGGGACGCGTGACATCGGCGAAGATTGTCATCGCCGGTGGCTTCGGCGTCGGTAAGACGACGCTGGTGGGGTCGGTCTCGGAGATCACCCCGCTGACCACCGAGGCGATTATGACCTCGGCCGGTGTGGGTGTCGACGACAACCGGCAGGTGCCGGGCAAGATGACCACGACCGTGGCCATGGACTTCGGCCGGATCAGCATCGACCGCGACCTGATCCTCTACCTGTTCGGTACCCCCGGCCAGACACGGTTCTGGTTCATGTGGGACGAACTGGTCCGGGGTGCCATCGGTGCGGTCGTGATGGTGGACACGCGTCGGCTCGCCGACTGCTTCGCCGCCATCGACTTCTTCGAGCATCGCCGCCTGCCGTACCTGGTGGCGATAAACTGCTTCGACGGCATGCAGTACCACAACGCGCAGGACGTGCGGGACGCTCTGGCGATCTCGAGCGACGTGCCGGTGGTCAGCTGCGACGCCCGGAACCGCGAGTCGACGAAGAACGTCCTCATCTCGCTCGTCGAGTATGTGCTGACGATGCGTCGCACCCGCGCGACCGCGCCCGCCTGA
- a CDS encoding roadblock/LC7 domain-containing protein, with protein MTSTQDLGWLLANFADRVPGVAHAIAVSADGLLLAASRDLPRDRADQLAAIASGLVSLTQGAARCFEGGAVLQTVVEMDNGFLFLMSISDGSSFAVLAARSCDVGQVGYEMALLVDRVGEALTPAPRSAAGVLG; from the coding sequence ATGACATCTACGCAGGATCTCGGTTGGCTTCTCGCCAACTTCGCCGACCGCGTTCCCGGGGTCGCGCACGCGATCGCGGTCTCCGCCGATGGTCTGCTCCTGGCGGCCTCGCGGGACCTTCCGCGTGACCGTGCCGACCAGTTGGCGGCCATCGCGTCCGGCCTGGTAAGCCTTACCCAGGGCGCCGCGCGATGCTTCGAGGGCGGCGCCGTCCTTCAGACGGTCGTCGAGATGGACAACGGATTCCTGTTCCTCATGTCCATTTCTGACGGCTCCTCCTTCGCGGTGCTCGCGGCGCGCAGCTGCGACGTCGGTCAGGTCGGCTACGAGATGGCCCTCCTGGTCGACCGCGTCGGCGAGGCGTTGACCCCCGCGCCGCGTTCCGCGGCCGGGGTGCTGGGCTGA
- a CDS encoding DUF742 domain-containing protein, translating into MPERDEPTGALVRPYAVTRGRTRPKLEIALEALVETTVRGRSGISRGGQGGSEHQYIAAMCDGGRVQSLAEIAARMQLPLGVARVIVADMASDGLVAVYEPTSLEDETDAVGTELLERVLSGLRRL; encoded by the coding sequence ATGCCTGAACGCGATGAGCCGACTGGCGCGCTGGTCAGGCCGTACGCCGTGACCCGTGGTCGGACCCGGCCGAAGCTTGAGATAGCGCTGGAAGCGCTGGTCGAGACAACCGTGCGCGGCCGTTCTGGAATAAGCCGCGGCGGGCAGGGTGGAAGCGAGCATCAGTACATCGCGGCGATGTGCGACGGCGGCCGAGTTCAGTCGCTGGCCGAGATCGCCGCTCGCATGCAACTGCCGCTTGGTGTGGCACGTGTGATCGTCGCCGACATGGCCTCTGACGGCCTTGTCGCGGTGTACGAGCCCACCTCGCTCGAGGACGAGACCGACGCGGTAGGCACGGAACTGCTGGAAAGGGTGCTGAGTGGACTTCGCAGGCTCTGA